The following proteins come from a genomic window of Geomonas sp. RF6:
- a CDS encoding tetratricopeptide repeat protein, with product MIPVSAEERLAEGIALHRRGMLPQSIACYRSLAGTHVALDALVNLGAALDETGETAEAVACYREALALSPAHPLAHYNLGNALMKLGRHAEAVERFRSALLSAPGCREARLALGAALQAAGDLAGALRTFREATAEDPSDAEAHWYLSLALLSDGDFCEGWREYEWRWQKPSFTSLTRSFTEPLWDGSPLWGRRILLHGEQGLGDTIHFIRYAPLVASAGGTVLVECQSRSLKPLLERIPGVSSVSVLGEGLPPFDLQIPLLSLPRLFGTAMETIPAQVPYLSPDPQRVSAWRERIGKDAGFKIGVAWAGKAVPDPFRSCELSDLAPLAAIPETSFYSLQLGAEGRGTEGALPLADHTGAIRDFADTAALVSLLDLVISVDTSVAHLAGALGKPVFLMLPKACDWRWLRDRDDSPWYPTMRLFRQKEQGEWREVVREIAAALKDAVWSHLERGSAREPMNADRAYACGTFLAEEGRVREACARFMKAAFLEPKRWQAHYSLGVALQRMGLIPQAQEAFADGIAADSGVPLLHEVLGVVLQMGGDLPAACASYRRALELDPLSLRSLYNLGTACRELGQLAEALHFFERVAERSPGHADARWNRAVLLLMHGDLTRGWGEFRWRFRKSSAAPERHPDTPRWDGSPLQGRTILLHAEQGLGDTVQFVRYAPLVAARGGRVILEVQAASLLPLLEGLPGVAGVVAAGEPLPEFQARASLMDLPAIFGTTLETIPAAPYLAADEELKEIWRQRLPGGGTFRVGLVWKGSSRHENDANRSLSLAAFAPLAGTAAVSFHSVQLGDGAAQLDAPFPLHDLTSQIGDFSDTAALVTNLDLVITVDTCVAHLCGALGVPTWVLIPLVPDWRWLLDREDSPWYPTLRLFRQKKLGDWGEVLQRVREALAAHLDRERTAHRHKMRGMILAEEGRHAEAAEAFEAALVMNPLDPESYNNLGSALDSQGKLQEAVARYQKAIALNDTFVAPHYNLGNTLKTIGHIPQAIECYRRALELEPGLVQGWHNLALALRCAGKPEEARAALETALTVEPRYLAAGHSLGELLHDGGDLPGAEEAFRRVLELDPSYLPSLNALGITLQTAGRPQEAVSCYQRALAVKPDYLHALNNLGAALRSLGRLQEAVSCYRRGMAVDPDYADAHWNLSLVLLHLGEFREGWRLYEWRFLKVEPIATKEVPQPRWDGSSPAGRTILLHSEQGFGDTIQFARYASVVAAMGGKVYLECQVPALKPLLSTVPGVSGVIARGEILPRFDMHAPLMSLPHLCGTTLETIPAAVPYLSVDPCREALWRGKVSEGGVRVGLVWAGRKTYKDDKKRSLSLSLFAPLARVAGASFYMLQMGDGAEQAADPPPGLKVHDLTGGIRDFADTAAFISTLDLVISADTAVAHLAGALGKAVWVLVPYACDWRWLTEREDSPWYPTARLFRQREAGDWGGVLDRVACALEEIAGGASARKKVV from the coding sequence ATGATTCCCGTATCCGCAGAAGAAAGGCTCGCCGAAGGGATCGCCCTGCACCGCCGGGGGATGCTCCCCCAGAGTATCGCCTGCTACCGCTCGCTCGCCGGTACCCACGTCGCCCTCGACGCCCTGGTAAACTTAGGCGCCGCGCTTGACGAGACCGGCGAGACAGCGGAGGCCGTCGCCTGCTACCGCGAGGCGCTGGCGCTCTCCCCTGCTCACCCCCTCGCCCACTACAATCTGGGAAATGCCCTCATGAAGCTCGGGCGTCACGCCGAGGCGGTGGAGCGCTTTCGCAGCGCCCTCCTCAGTGCCCCCGGCTGCCGGGAGGCGCGCCTCGCGCTCGGCGCGGCGCTGCAGGCGGCGGGGGACCTCGCGGGGGCGCTGCGGACCTTTCGGGAGGCGACAGCAGAGGATCCGTCCGATGCCGAGGCGCACTGGTACCTCTCCCTCGCCCTCCTTAGCGACGGCGACTTTTGCGAGGGGTGGCGCGAGTACGAGTGGCGCTGGCAGAAGCCTTCCTTCACCTCCCTCACCCGGAGCTTCACCGAGCCCCTCTGGGACGGCTCCCCCCTCTGGGGGCGCCGCATCCTCCTGCACGGCGAGCAGGGGCTCGGCGACACCATTCACTTCATCCGCTACGCACCCTTGGTCGCCTCTGCCGGGGGGACCGTGCTGGTGGAGTGCCAGAGCCGGTCGCTGAAGCCGCTCCTGGAGAGGATCCCCGGGGTCTCCTCCGTCTCCGTGCTGGGGGAGGGCCTCCCCCCCTTCGACCTGCAGATCCCCCTCCTTTCCCTGCCGCGCCTCTTTGGCACTGCTATGGAGACGATTCCGGCACAGGTCCCCTACCTCTCCCCCGATCCGCAGCGGGTCAGCGCCTGGCGCGAGCGGATCGGGAAGGACGCGGGATTCAAGATCGGGGTCGCATGGGCGGGAAAAGCTGTTCCCGATCCTTTCCGCTCCTGCGAGCTCTCGGATCTCGCCCCTCTGGCGGCGATTCCGGAGACGAGCTTCTACTCGCTGCAACTTGGCGCAGAGGGGCGTGGCACGGAAGGAGCGCTTCCCCTTGCCGACCACACCGGCGCGATCAGGGACTTCGCCGACACTGCCGCCCTCGTCTCCCTCCTCGACCTCGTGATCTCCGTCGACACCTCCGTGGCGCATCTTGCCGGGGCGCTGGGGAAACCGGTCTTTCTCATGCTCCCCAAGGCATGCGACTGGCGCTGGCTGCGCGACCGCGACGATTCCCCGTGGTACCCGACCATGCGACTCTTCCGCCAGAAGGAGCAGGGGGAGTGGCGCGAGGTGGTGCGGGAAATCGCGGCCGCGCTGAAGGACGCGGTGTGGAGCCATCTGGAAAGGGGGAGCGCGCGGGAGCCGATGAACGCCGACCGGGCCTACGCCTGCGGCACCTTCCTCGCCGAAGAGGGGCGGGTGCGCGAGGCGTGCGCCAGGTTCATGAAGGCGGCCTTCCTGGAGCCGAAGCGCTGGCAGGCGCACTACAGCCTCGGGGTGGCGCTGCAGCGCATGGGACTCATCCCTCAGGCGCAGGAGGCTTTTGCGGACGGGATCGCGGCAGACTCCGGCGTCCCCCTCCTGCACGAAGTCCTCGGCGTGGTGCTGCAGATGGGGGGGGATCTCCCCGCGGCCTGCGCCTCGTACCGCCGGGCGCTGGAGCTCGATCCCTTGAGCCTGCGCTCCCTCTACAACCTGGGCACCGCCTGCCGCGAACTGGGACAACTGGCCGAGGCGCTGCACTTTTTCGAACGGGTGGCGGAGCGTTCTCCCGGTCACGCCGATGCCCGATGGAACCGCGCCGTTCTCCTCCTGATGCACGGCGACCTCACCCGCGGCTGGGGGGAGTTTCGCTGGCGCTTCAGGAAGAGCTCGGCCGCGCCGGAGCGCCACCCGGACACCCCCCGCTGGGACGGCTCGCCGTTGCAGGGGCGCACCATCCTCCTGCACGCCGAGCAGGGGCTCGGCGACACGGTGCAGTTCGTGCGCTACGCGCCGCTGGTGGCCGCGCGCGGCGGGCGTGTCATCCTGGAGGTGCAGGCCGCATCGCTGCTCCCCCTCCTGGAAGGACTCCCCGGGGTGGCGGGAGTTGTGGCGGCCGGCGAGCCGCTCCCTGAGTTCCAGGCCCGCGCCTCCCTCATGGACCTCCCCGCGATCTTCGGGACGACCCTCGAAACGATCCCCGCCGCGCCCTATCTGGCCGCCGACGAAGAGCTTAAGGAGATCTGGCGCCAGCGTCTTCCCGGCGGCGGCACCTTCCGGGTCGGGCTCGTGTGGAAGGGGAGCTCCCGTCACGAAAACGACGCGAACCGCTCCCTTTCCCTGGCAGCCTTCGCTCCCCTCGCCGGGACCGCAGCCGTTTCCTTCCACTCCGTGCAGCTCGGGGACGGCGCGGCACAGCTCGACGCTCCCTTCCCCCTCCATGATCTCACCTCGCAGATAGGGGATTTCTCCGATACCGCGGCGCTCGTGACAAACCTCGATCTGGTCATCACCGTCGACACCTGCGTTGCGCACCTCTGCGGCGCCCTCGGGGTGCCGACCTGGGTTCTCATCCCGCTCGTGCCGGACTGGCGCTGGCTCCTCGACAGGGAGGACTCCCCCTGGTACCCAACGCTGCGCCTCTTCCGCCAGAAAAAGCTCGGCGACTGGGGGGAGGTGCTGCAGCGGGTGCGGGAGGCCCTCGCCGCTCACCTCGACCGGGAGCGCACCGCCCACCGGCACAAGATGCGCGGCATGATCCTCGCGGAAGAAGGGAGGCACGCCGAGGCTGCCGAGGCGTTCGAGGCAGCGCTCGTCATGAACCCGCTCGACCCTGAGTCGTACAACAACCTCGGCTCCGCTCTCGACAGCCAGGGGAAGCTCCAGGAGGCGGTGGCGCGCTACCAGAAGGCCATTGCACTGAACGACACCTTCGTGGCGCCGCACTACAACCTCGGCAATACGCTGAAGACGATCGGCCACATTCCGCAGGCGATAGAGTGCTACCGGCGCGCGCTGGAACTGGAGCCGGGGCTCGTGCAGGGGTGGCACAACCTGGCGCTCGCCCTGCGCTGCGCGGGGAAACCGGAGGAGGCGCGCGCCGCTCTGGAGACCGCCCTCACGGTCGAACCGCGCTATCTGGCAGCGGGGCACAGCCTCGGGGAGCTGTTGCACGACGGCGGCGATCTCCCCGGTGCCGAGGAGGCGTTCCGGCGGGTGCTGGAGCTCGATCCCTCTTACCTCCCGTCCCTGAACGCGCTGGGGATCACGCTGCAGACGGCGGGGCGCCCGCAGGAGGCAGTCTCCTGCTACCAGCGCGCCCTGGCGGTGAAGCCGGACTACCTGCACGCCCTGAACAACCTCGGCGCGGCGCTCCGCTCCCTCGGCCGTCTCCAGGAGGCGGTCTCCTGCTACCGCAGGGGGATGGCGGTCGATCCTGACTATGCCGATGCTCACTGGAACCTCTCTCTCGTTCTCCTGCACCTCGGCGAGTTCCGCGAGGGGTGGCGCCTGTACGAGTGGCGCTTCCTGAAGGTGGAGCCGATCGCTACAAAGGAGGTGCCGCAACCGCGCTGGGACGGATCCTCTCCCGCCGGGCGCACCATCCTCCTTCATTCCGAGCAGGGGTTCGGCGACACGATCCAGTTCGCGCGCTACGCCTCGGTCGTCGCCGCCATGGGGGGGAAGGTCTATCTGGAGTGCCAGGTGCCGGCGTTGAAGCCGCTTCTCTCCACCGTCCCCGGCGTCTCCGGCGTCATTGCCCGCGGCGAGATCCTGCCGCGCTTCGACATGCACGCACCGCTCATGAGCCTGCCTCACCTGTGCGGCACAACGCTGGAGACGATCCCCGCAGCGGTGCCGTACCTCAGCGTCGATCCCTGCCGGGAGGCGCTCTGGCGCGGGAAGGTATCGGAGGGGGGGGTGAGGGTGGGACTCGTCTGGGCCGGGCGCAAGACCTACAAGGACGACAAGAAGCGCTCCCTCTCCCTCTCTCTCTTCGCGCCGCTGGCGAGAGTTGCCGGTGCCTCCTTCTACATGCTCCAGATGGGGGACGGCGCCGAGCAGGCTGCCGATCCGCCGCCGGGGCTGAAGGTACATGACCTTACCGGCGGGATACGGGACTTTGCCGATACCGCCGCCTTCATCTCAACCCTTGACCTGGTCATTTCGGCGGACACCGCGGTGGCGCACCTCGCCGGGGCGCTCGGAAAGGCGGTGTGGGTGCTGGTGCCGTACGCCTGCGACTGGCGCTGGCTCACCGAGAGGGAGGATTCGCCGTGGTACCCGACCGCGCGCCTCTTCAGGCAGCGGGAGGCGGGGGACTGGGGCGGGGTGCTCGACCGGGTGGCCTGCGCGCTGGAAGAGATCGCAGGGGGCGCGTCCGCTCGGAAAAAGGTGGTTTGA